One genomic region from Quercus robur chromosome 4, dhQueRobu3.1, whole genome shotgun sequence encodes:
- the LOC126722644 gene encoding nifU-like protein 4, mitochondrial — protein sequence MKGLGRLIRRAVSNSKQFTQPSTTTTTIPRRLIHASSSTASYHPSPNSTSTSSTTLLRSSPIPSSHSPTKWAGPFSGQRRNMFIQTQSTPNPSSLMFYPGKPVMDVGSSDFPHARAAMTSPLAKALFGIDGITRVFFGSDFVTVTKSEDAAWDFLKPEIFAAIMDFYSSGQPLFLDSQTAAAMDTAIHEDDSETVAMIKELLETRIRPAVQDDGGDIEYCGFDPETGVVKLRMQGACSGCPSSSVTLKSGIENMLMHYVPEVKGVEQELDDDDGDAALSAQME from the exons aTGAAAGGATTAGGAAGATTGATAAGGCGAGCCGTTTCCAATTCAAAACAATTCACTCAaccttcaacaacaacaacaacaattccCCGCCGCCTCATTCACGCCTCTTCTTCCACGGCGTCGTATCATCCTTCCCCCAattcaacatcaacatcatcaacaacgCTGCTCAGATCTTCTCCAATTCCTTCTTCGCACTCTCCAACAAAATGGGCCGGCCCATTCTCAG GGCAGAGGAGGAACATGTTTATACAAACGCAGTCGACGCCGAACCCGTCGTCTCTGATGTTCTATCCTGGGAAGCCTGTTATGGATGTTGGCAGCTCCGACTTCCCCCATGCCCGTGCTGCCATGACTTCTCCCCTCGCTAAAGCCCTTTTCGGAATTGATG GAATTACTCGGGTTTTCTTTGGTTCTGATTTTGTTACTGTGACGAAGTCAGAAGATGCTGCTTGGGATTTTCTAAAGCCTGAAATCTTTGCAGCAATCATGGATTTTTATTCTTCTGGGCAACCACTGTTTCTAGACTCACAAACTGCTGCAGCCATGGACACTGCTATTCATGAG GATGATTCTGAAACTGTAGCAATGATCAAAGAACTCCTGGAGACTCGTATCCGACCAGCAGTGCAAGATGATGGTGGGGACATTGAATATTGTGGATTTGATCC AGAAACTGGAGTAGTTAAATTGAGAATGCAAGGAGCTTGTAGTGGCTGCCCTAGCTCTTCTGTCACACTCAAATCTGGCATTGAAAATATGCTGATGCATTATGTTCCTGAG GTCAAAGGTGTGGAACAAGAattagatgatgatgatggggaTGCAGCATTAAGTGCCCAGATGGAGTAG
- the LOC126722639 gene encoding uncharacterized protein LOC126722639 — MEGSVEDIGAPESWEIADLDESMSRLLLKKDSSKPPPQELCDGSASASASCNSSSTSSSNSSASNSAGGDGCGGEKVSEDLVNQVDQFLREAIQNPRERLSILRMEQDVERFIRDPTQQQLEFQQLPTSYLRLAAHRVAQHYSLQSMVLLDNSLPDGTGSRIIVRKTSDCRLPLIRLADIPVNLPSEDGGVVKVAIKQRPQKRSPIMGNANSNSLKSGGAKSVEERKEEYNRARARIFNSSINSGGPSGAVGGKPENEPRVQDSPQHGSLAIPKIEEKPVSVIADVNSGRVLIDSSTSSSRSARSRTEKEPIGRSKPNNNNNNNNNNRVAIFRDREIDRKDPDYDRSYDRYMQRFDPGFGFNGGPYTMQPMYSPALNYNTEFPQLGATHRPQISTEHQPRALPQHLPAPWAGPSTPTGPIGYGHPEAMMTPFNPNHVGARSTSAIYLHSSQYPCQRPGMPFIHPHEQVHQPFSQSHQQQPDASFGLARPR; from the exons ATGGAGGGCTCTGTGGAGGACATCGGAGCCCCGGAGTCATGGGAGATCGCCGATTTGGACGAGTCCATGAGCcgcctcttgctcaagaaagaCTCCTCCAAACCGCCGCCTCAAGAGCTTTGCGATGGCTCAGCTTCAGCTTCAGCTTCTTGCAATTCCTCTTCTACGTCGTCGTCGAATTCGTCGGCTTCGAATTCGGCCGGCGGTGATGGTTGCGGCGGCGAGAAGGTTTCTGAGGATCTTGTCAATCAGGTCGATCAGTTCCTTCGCGAAGCTATACAGAATCCCCGTGAGCGCTTATCAa tTTTACGGATGGAGCAAGACGTTGAGAGGTTTATTCGTGATCCTACTCAACAACAACTAGAGTTCCAACAACTGCCTACATCCTATTTACGGTTGGCTGCACACCGTGTTGCACAGCACTACTCATTGCAGTCAATGGTTTTATTGGACAATAGTTTGCCTGATGGGACTGGTTCGAGGATTATTGTTCGCAAAACTTCTGATTGTCGGCTTCCTTTGATTCGCCTTGCAGACATTCCTGTAAATTTACCATCAGAAGACGGTGGTGTCGTTAAGGTTGCAATCAAACAGAGGCCACAAAAACGGTCACCAATTATGGGCAATgcaaattcaaattctttaaAGTCAGGTGGTGCCAAAAGTgtagaggaaagaaaagaggaGTATAATAGGGCTCGTGCAAGGATATTTAACTCTAGTATTAATAGTGGTGGACCTAGTGGTGCTGTGGGTGGGAAACCAGAAAATGAACCAAGAGTGCAGGATAGTCCCCAGCATGGCTCTTTGGCAATTCCTAAGATAGAAGAGAAACCTGTTTCAGTAATTGCTGATGTGAATTCTGGTAGAGTTCTGATTGATTCTTCGACAAGTAGCAGTAGATCAGCTAGAAGTAGGACAGAGAAGGAGCCAATTGGTAGAAGcaaaccaaataataataataataataataataataatagagtgGCTATTTTCAGGGACCGTGAGATTGATCGCAAGGATCCTGATTACGACAGGAGCTATGACAG gtatATGCAAAGGTTTGATCCTGGGTTTGGGTTCAATGGAGGACCGTATACCATGCAGCCTATGTACAGCCCTGCGTTGAACTACAACACTGAATTTCCACAACTCGGAGCTACTCATAGGCCTCAGATTTCTACTGAGCACCAGCCTCGGGCGCTCCCTCAACATCTACCTGCTCCATGGGCTGGGCCATCAACCCCTACGGGTCCCATTGGGTATGGCCATCCAGAGGCCATGATGACTCCTTTCAATCCTAACCACGTTGGTGCCCGTTCCACGTCTGCCATATACCTGCATTCTTCTCAGTACCCTTGTCAGCGCCCTGGAATGCCTTTCATCCACCCTCACGAACAAGTTCACCAACCTTTTTCACAG